The following are encoded together in the Acetomicrobium sp. S15 = DSM 107314 genome:
- the mreB gene encoding rod shape-determining protein MreB, protein MFKRLSGIFGHDIGLDLGTSNVVVYVKGKGIFIDEPSVVSYRQGPKGKREVIAIGRRAKSMMGKTPAGIETVRPLQHGVIADFEATEAMVWHFIRTANGGRRFLAHPKVVACVPACGTEVERRAVVDAALAAGAREAYVVEEPVAAAIGAGLPINEPRGNMVVDIGGGTSEVAVLSLGGIVVSDSVRMAGDDIDEAIVSLLRQEKKLYIGNITAEEIKVQIGSAYPLDEELEMEVKGRDLTNGLPRAVRITSGEVREALEPILLRIEEKIRETLERTQPELARDIVEHGIVLSGGGSLLRELPRRLSTNLEIPVILAEQPLYSVAIGLGRILERLEFMKRALVSVEGENA, encoded by the coding sequence GTGTTCAAGCGCTTATCTGGAATCTTCGGTCACGATATAGGCCTTGATCTGGGCACATCTAACGTGGTGGTTTATGTCAAGGGCAAGGGGATATTCATAGATGAGCCATCCGTGGTCTCCTATCGGCAGGGACCTAAGGGGAAGCGCGAAGTAATAGCTATTGGACGCAGAGCAAAAAGCATGATGGGAAAGACCCCCGCAGGGATCGAAACAGTTCGTCCGTTGCAACATGGCGTTATAGCCGATTTCGAGGCGACTGAGGCTATGGTCTGGCACTTTATACGCACGGCCAACGGAGGCAGGCGATTTTTGGCCCATCCCAAAGTTGTAGCCTGTGTCCCAGCTTGCGGTACTGAGGTTGAACGACGGGCGGTTGTAGATGCGGCCCTCGCAGCGGGGGCGCGGGAGGCATATGTCGTGGAGGAGCCGGTAGCGGCTGCCATAGGTGCTGGACTTCCCATAAACGAACCGAGGGGCAATATGGTGGTCGATATAGGTGGAGGCACCAGCGAAGTCGCAGTCCTCTCTTTGGGGGGGATAGTCGTCAGCGATTCCGTCAGGATGGCTGGCGATGACATAGACGAAGCCATTGTAAGCCTTTTGCGTCAAGAGAAGAAGCTTTACATAGGCAATATAACAGCTGAGGAGATTAAGGTTCAGATAGGGTCGGCCTACCCCTTGGACGAAGAGTTGGAGATGGAGGTCAAAGGACGCGATCTCACAAACGGCCTCCCCCGTGCGGTAAGGATAACCTCAGGAGAGGTGAGAGAGGCGTTAGAGCCTATATTGCTGCGCATAGAGGAAAAAATCCGTGAGACCTTGGAGCGCACCCAACCGGAGTTAGCCAGGGATATCGTTGAGCATGGGATCGTCTTGAGCGGCGGAGGTTCGCTTTTGAGGGAGCTTCCGCGCCGCCTTTCCACCAACCTTGAGATCCCGGTCATACTGGCAGAACAGCCGCTTTACTCTGTGGCCATAGGGTTGGGGCGAATATTAGAGAGGCTCGAGTTTATGAAACGTGCCCTCGTCTCCGTGGAGGGCGAGAATGCTTGA
- the mreC gene encoding rod shape-determining protein MreC has translation MSAFKVASKERRFWICGLVLLAVALSLIAATGGKVSVLAESYDHVGRILFSIEYPAWALRDGVLRVASWTIGRGKLESQLKELQRENLALRLQLGLREERALLREGGGEARIVARYPGEWWRFVVIDKGSTDGVVRGMPALQNGRFLAGRVRYIESNSSVIELISSSTMLVPVVVDDTRDIGIIRGDDVGGVWLLYIPMERKLEAGMTISTAMAGEALPPGIPVGRVGEPGGAAEGYGSYRLYPYADLSQLRSVTLIDGTP, from the coding sequence TTGAGCGCCTTTAAGGTTGCGTCAAAGGAGCGGCGCTTTTGGATTTGTGGTCTCGTGCTTTTGGCCGTAGCCTTGTCATTGATAGCGGCCACAGGCGGCAAAGTCTCGGTTTTGGCTGAAAGTTACGACCATGTCGGTCGCATTCTCTTTTCGATAGAGTACCCCGCTTGGGCGTTGCGCGACGGTGTATTGCGCGTCGCTTCATGGACAATTGGACGGGGCAAGTTAGAATCGCAGTTGAAAGAACTTCAGCGCGAAAATTTGGCTTTGCGTTTGCAACTTGGACTGAGGGAAGAAAGGGCACTATTGCGCGAAGGAGGGGGCGAGGCCAGGATTGTGGCCCGCTATCCGGGCGAGTGGTGGCGTTTCGTCGTAATCGACAAAGGGTCGACCGATGGCGTAGTGCGCGGCATGCCAGCCCTTCAGAATGGGAGATTTTTGGCAGGTAGGGTTAGGTATATAGAATCAAATTCTTCCGTTATAGAACTGATTTCGTCGTCGACGATGCTCGTTCCGGTGGTGGTCGACGATACGCGTGACATCGGCATCATTCGAGGTGATGATGTAGGAGGGGTGTGGTTGCTTTATATACCTATGGAAAGGAAGCTCGAAGCCGGCATGACGATATCGACAGCCATGGCCGGAGAGGCGCTTCCCCCGGGAATCCCCGTCGGGCGCGTAGGTGAACCTGGAGGTGCAGCGGAGGGCTATGGGAGCTATCGTTTATATCCATACGCCGATCTGTCGCAACTACGCTCCGTAACTTTAATTGATGGCACGCCATGA
- the mrdA gene encoding penicillin-binding protein 2, whose product MSNPGYDVNRRIELWQWASCASLLFSLLALFFFQVLKADEYVLLASRNRLRIVRIQPPRGLIFDANGIPLATNVRTFAIEGYPLDLKEGLLKDFAGLLYRHGIPYSFEDLSSFVARQYPVPYRAVTLVSNLTLAQMAELVSDANFPRELFPVAQWKRSYPAGAVVAHVVGYVGEISADELSASSEGYEVGDIVGKNGIEKFCEARLRGRPGGEIVEVDAMGRRVGDLGRRSPRNGEDVVLTIDLASQRIAAEMLDGHKGAIVAMDVKDGAVKVLYSSPSFDPTPLAWGITRNEWRALMDDPDVPMMNRVIGGSYPPGSIFKPVTLIAGLTEGVVTLRTKVYCPGRFELGDRIFRCWRSWGHGSVDAVKALRESCDVYFYQLGVWTGIDPIVQWAQSLGVGKTTGIALPGEVAGNIGGPDWKLRRFGERWYQGDTVNYAIGQGFLLVTPIQMARLFACIANGGKLFRPRLILDEPIEYNEISLSSEILKTVQKGLEGVVGPRGTGEAAGKFGVSVAGKTGTAQNPHGEDHAWFAGYAPADEPRYVAVALVEGGGKGSEVAAPIVGRLLATLVERDGGKKRE is encoded by the coding sequence ATGAGTAATCCTGGTTACGATGTGAATCGCCGCATCGAGCTTTGGCAATGGGCGAGTTGTGCCTCGCTGCTCTTTTCGCTTTTGGCCCTTTTCTTTTTTCAAGTACTTAAAGCCGATGAGTATGTCCTGCTGGCCTCTCGAAACCGCCTGCGCATTGTGAGGATACAACCTCCAAGAGGCCTAATATTTGACGCCAATGGAATACCGCTTGCTACCAACGTCAGGACCTTTGCCATAGAGGGGTATCCTCTTGATTTGAAGGAGGGACTATTGAAGGATTTTGCCGGCCTTTTGTACCGCCACGGCATACCCTATAGTTTCGAGGATCTTTCGTCCTTCGTTGCGCGCCAGTATCCCGTTCCTTATCGGGCGGTCACTTTGGTTTCAAACCTGACACTGGCTCAGATGGCTGAACTCGTGTCCGACGCGAACTTTCCCCGAGAGCTGTTTCCTGTAGCCCAATGGAAGCGCTCTTATCCGGCAGGGGCGGTTGTGGCTCACGTAGTAGGATATGTGGGCGAAATCTCCGCTGACGAATTGAGCGCGTCTTCTGAGGGCTATGAGGTTGGGGATATAGTAGGTAAGAATGGAATAGAGAAATTTTGCGAGGCGAGGCTTCGCGGGAGGCCCGGCGGTGAGATCGTGGAGGTAGACGCAATGGGGAGGCGCGTTGGGGATCTGGGCCGTCGCTCGCCACGGAATGGTGAAGACGTTGTCCTCACCATCGACCTGGCATCTCAAAGGATCGCTGCAGAGATGTTGGATGGGCACAAAGGGGCGATCGTAGCCATGGACGTGAAAGATGGCGCCGTCAAAGTGCTCTATTCGTCACCATCTTTCGATCCCACACCATTAGCCTGGGGTATTACGCGAAATGAGTGGAGAGCTTTAATGGATGACCCCGATGTGCCCATGATGAACAGGGTTATAGGCGGCTCTTATCCGCCCGGCTCCATTTTTAAGCCGGTGACCCTCATCGCCGGTTTAACAGAGGGTGTCGTAACGCTGCGCACGAAGGTTTACTGTCCTGGGCGTTTCGAACTGGGCGACAGGATTTTTCGCTGTTGGAGGAGTTGGGGGCACGGTTCGGTGGACGCGGTTAAAGCCCTCAGGGAATCGTGCGATGTATACTTTTACCAGTTGGGTGTTTGGACCGGAATCGACCCGATAGTACAATGGGCGCAGTCCTTAGGCGTAGGTAAAACAACAGGGATTGCTTTACCAGGAGAGGTTGCCGGCAACATAGGTGGCCCAGATTGGAAATTGCGCAGATTTGGCGAGAGGTGGTACCAAGGAGACACGGTCAACTACGCCATAGGACAAGGTTTTTTGCTCGTTACGCCGATTCAAATGGCCCGCCTCTTCGCCTGTATAGCTAACGGTGGCAAGCTTTTTCGCCCCCGCTTGATTTTGGATGAACCGATAGAGTATAACGAGATATCATTGTCGAGTGAAATTTTAAAGACGGTACAAAAAGGATTGGAGGGCGTGGTGGGCCCAAGAGGCACAGGAGAGGCGGCGGGGAAGTTTGGCGTTTCTGTGGCTGGCAAAACTGGTACAGCTCAAAACCCTCACGGGGAGGATCACGCTTGGTTTGCAGGCTATGCGCCTGCTGACGAACCGCGCTATGTGGCGGTAGCGTTGGTCGAGGGTGGGGGCAAAGGGAGCGAAGTTGCGGCGCCGATCGTCGGGAGGCTGCTTGCAACTTTGGTAGAGCGCGACGGGGGTAAGAAACGTGAGTGA
- the minC gene encoding septum site-determining protein MinC: protein MSEVEGGILLKGSGHRIRCIIPETLEGDRLSEAFGRLVEEGRNLLEGAEVVIDLQGRVLSIDTWKDILKHLILAGGMQVVAWSSSDPATQALLHSAGMILEDRQRVSKPPQGGCKALILPRSLRSGQKVEADGDVIVFGNVNDGAEIYAGGHICVWGRLQGLAHAGCTGDEKARIAVLSLEAVQVRIGSLYSILDREGPWWAKPAAVAVQNGTIVLRSMDGFSFGV, encoded by the coding sequence GTGAGTGAAGTCGAAGGCGGGATTTTGCTAAAAGGGAGCGGTCACAGGATCCGCTGTATCATCCCCGAAACACTCGAGGGAGACAGGTTATCTGAGGCGTTCGGACGCCTTGTAGAAGAAGGACGAAACCTTCTCGAGGGCGCAGAGGTCGTGATAGATCTCCAGGGAAGGGTTCTTTCGATCGATACATGGAAAGACATCCTGAAGCATCTAATTCTGGCGGGCGGCATGCAGGTCGTAGCCTGGTCGTCGAGCGATCCCGCCACGCAGGCTTTGTTGCACTCTGCCGGAATGATATTGGAAGATAGACAAAGAGTTAGCAAGCCCCCTCAAGGGGGATGCAAAGCCTTGATACTTCCTCGTTCTTTGAGGTCTGGCCAGAAAGTGGAAGCCGATGGCGATGTGATCGTGTTTGGCAATGTAAACGACGGCGCTGAAATATATGCTGGAGGGCACATTTGCGTTTGGGGAAGGCTTCAGGGATTGGCGCACGCGGGGTGCACGGGAGACGAAAAAGCCCGCATAGCGGTCCTCTCTTTGGAGGCTGTGCAGGTAAGGATCGGAAGTCTTTATAGCATACTAGACCGTGAAGGTCCTTGGTGGGCCAAGCCGGCAGCTGTAGCCGTGCAAAATGGCACCATAGTCCTTCGTTCCATGGACGGTTTTAGCTTCGGTGTATGA
- the minD gene encoding septum site-determining protein MinD yields the protein MDTRIIVVTSGKGGVGKTTTTANLAVALARAGKKVLAVDADIGLRNLDVVLGLENRIVYSLVDVIEGQCRLQQALVRDKRVETLYLLPAAQTRTKEAVSSEQMQGLCDSLRGEFDFVFIDSPAGIESGFRNAAVGADSALVVTTPEISAVRDADRIIGLLESMEKSDISLIINRIRPEMVRQGDMLDISDVVEILAVALIGIVPDDDAVVISTNKGEPLTLHSSSQAAKAFFNIARRLTGEKVPFEELEFANRGGFWGKFRKLLRF from the coding sequence GTGGATACGAGGATAATTGTCGTTACCTCTGGCAAGGGCGGTGTCGGCAAGACCACAACTACGGCCAACTTAGCCGTGGCATTGGCCCGTGCCGGCAAAAAGGTTTTGGCCGTGGACGCTGACATAGGCCTACGCAATCTCGACGTAGTCCTGGGTCTTGAGAACCGCATAGTATACAGCCTTGTCGACGTAATAGAGGGCCAATGTCGACTTCAGCAGGCGCTGGTCCGTGACAAGCGGGTAGAAACCCTATATTTGCTTCCCGCCGCTCAGACGCGCACCAAAGAAGCTGTGTCGTCCGAGCAAATGCAAGGGTTATGCGACTCGCTCAGGGGGGAATTCGATTTCGTCTTCATAGATAGCCCTGCCGGCATAGAGTCCGGTTTTCGTAACGCTGCGGTTGGTGCCGATAGTGCTTTGGTGGTGACGACGCCTGAGATATCAGCTGTGCGGGACGCCGATCGTATCATAGGGCTTTTGGAGTCGATGGAAAAGTCCGATATCTCTTTGATAATCAATCGCATACGCCCAGAAATGGTGCGGCAAGGAGATATGCTCGATATTTCCGATGTAGTTGAGATCCTCGCCGTGGCTTTGATAGGTATTGTGCCCGATGACGATGCCGTCGTCATCTCCACGAACAAGGGGGAACCGCTTACCCTTCATTCGAGTTCCCAGGCGGCTAAGGCTTTCTTCAATATAGCGCGCCGCCTCACGGGGGAAAAGGTGCCTTTTGAGGAACTCGAGTTTGCCAACAGAGGAGGTTTTTGGGGCAAGTTCAGAAAGCTATTGCGATTTTAG
- the minE gene encoding cell division topological specificity factor MinE, producing the protein MPFWEKFFRRKGSKDVAKERLQLVLIHDRADISPDVLEKLRKDLIQTIGKYLDIDDKRIELEIEREDRSVALVANIPLMGVKRQLKTLSPEQ; encoded by the coding sequence ATGCCCTTCTGGGAAAAATTCTTCCGGCGCAAAGGCTCCAAAGATGTGGCAAAAGAGCGCCTTCAACTCGTGCTCATTCACGATCGTGCCGATATCTCACCGGACGTTTTGGAGAAGTTGAGAAAGGATTTGATACAGACAATAGGCAAATACTTGGATATAGACGACAAACGCATAGAGTTGGAAATTGAGCGGGAGGATCGTTCCGTCGCCTTGGTGGCTAACATTCCACTGATGGGCGTCAAGAGGCAGCTTAAAACGTTATCTCCTGAGCAATGA
- the rodA gene encoding rod shape-determining protein RodA, translating to MRQTEEQREWITSLLLLDYWLLGSAILLFCVGLVTIYSATLGWKVNFFARQFVWGIFSALAFLVTLKIGYSCLLRWGHVIYGVCLLALAGLLVSGHVTRGAQSWYVLGPLRLQPAEFVKVGLALFLSRFLFRHPPKEFATFLWALTLAGAGGALILLQPDMGSALVYGFMTLIALFVSGAPWRYIAGLLGCLVASFPLVWLFLADYQKLRLLTFFDPSVDPLGAGYNVIQSRIAVGSGGLLGKGFLAGTQSKLRFLPEPHTDFAFSVFAEEFGFIGGAIMIALYVLLIWRMVKIGLAAKDVRAKVLVAMLSAWFWLQAAESIMMSVGLAPVTGLPLPFVSYGGSSLLASAIALACVESVHLSTLKKYE from the coding sequence ATGAGGCAAACTGAAGAACAGAGGGAGTGGATAACATCTCTGCTTCTTCTGGATTATTGGCTTTTGGGGAGCGCGATCCTTCTCTTCTGCGTCGGTTTGGTTACTATATATAGCGCCACGTTGGGATGGAAGGTCAACTTCTTCGCGCGCCAATTCGTATGGGGCATTTTCTCGGCCTTAGCCTTTTTGGTGACTCTCAAGATAGGATATAGCTGTCTGCTTAGGTGGGGACATGTCATTTATGGGGTCTGCTTATTGGCGCTCGCAGGACTGTTGGTTTCAGGCCATGTGACCCGCGGCGCCCAGAGCTGGTACGTCTTAGGTCCTCTTCGCCTCCAGCCGGCCGAGTTCGTAAAAGTCGGGTTGGCCCTCTTTTTGTCGCGCTTCCTTTTCAGGCACCCACCAAAGGAATTCGCCACGTTTTTGTGGGCCTTGACTTTGGCCGGCGCAGGAGGGGCCTTAATCCTCCTGCAGCCGGACATGGGCAGTGCTTTGGTATATGGGTTCATGACGTTGATAGCGCTTTTCGTATCTGGGGCTCCCTGGCGTTATATAGCCGGGCTTTTGGGGTGCCTGGTGGCCTCGTTTCCTCTGGTATGGCTCTTTTTAGCCGATTACCAGAAACTGCGCCTGCTCACCTTCTTCGATCCGTCGGTAGATCCTTTAGGTGCCGGTTATAATGTCATTCAGTCGCGCATTGCGGTGGGTTCGGGTGGATTGTTGGGGAAAGGCTTTCTTGCCGGGACGCAGAGCAAGCTGCGCTTTCTGCCTGAGCCTCACACGGATTTCGCATTCAGCGTCTTCGCTGAGGAATTTGGCTTCATCGGTGGTGCGATTATGATCGCACTCTATGTCCTTCTAATTTGGAGAATGGTCAAAATCGGGCTTGCGGCGAAAGACGTTCGCGCCAAAGTGTTGGTCGCTATGTTGTCAGCGTGGTTTTGGTTACAGGCTGCAGAAAGCATAATGATGAGCGTGGGGCTCGCTCCCGTGACTGGCCTGCCCCTTCCCTTTGTGAGTTACGGGGGCAGCTCCCTGCTGGCCTCGGCCATCGCCCTCGCCTGCGTTGAAAGCGTGCACTTATCCACGTTGAAGAAATATGAATGA
- a CDS encoding TIGR03960 family B12-binding radical SAM protein: MKELQDPRFRLLSQVKRPARYIGSEIETLSPKELGSDSVTVCLAFPDAYELGMSYLGFQIFYRLIKSIPFADVDRVYAPWPDMEKLLRAEGLPLCSSEWGLSLKAFDVLAFTLQYELTATNILTMLALGEIPLHSDERRDEDPIVIAGGPGAFVPEPLAPFIDAFCVGDGEVLFPPLLELLRGTKGMRRDERLKLIAGLAGFYVPGVIPVVPSSVKRQIVMDLEKAFYPDSMLVPLSGIVHDRASVEVFRGCTQGCRFCQAGMAYRPVRSRSPEKVLALCKSLLRSTGWEELGLLSLSTCDYRGLLSVLDGLFPLMQEGIKLSLPSLRMDRFSVELASRLETARRGGLTFAPEAGSQRLRNVINKKITDENIKETLETAFSHGWERVKLYFMMGLPTEEEEDLMGIVKLANEALRIGKANKKRAEISVSVAGFMPKPHTPFQWEGQLPRDELLERGRWLKARSKKPGIALSYHDPDQSFIEAVIARGDRRVAEAIEEAWQRGARFDGWTETFSFSLWADAFEACGLDAASIAQRKRGVEEVLPWDHIDVGVDKAFLLSERDRAYAGSISPDCRVGACLSCGWHLKGCRGGNSDCPGRV, translated from the coding sequence GTGAAAGAACTACAAGATCCGCGTTTTCGCCTCTTGTCGCAGGTTAAGCGCCCAGCTCGCTACATAGGAAGCGAAATAGAAACCTTGTCGCCCAAAGAACTGGGAAGCGACAGCGTAACCGTCTGTCTTGCCTTTCCAGATGCCTACGAGCTCGGTATGAGCTATCTCGGCTTTCAGATATTTTATCGCCTCATCAAGTCGATCCCCTTTGCGGATGTGGATCGCGTCTACGCCCCGTGGCCAGATATGGAGAAATTACTTCGCGCCGAGGGGTTACCGTTATGCTCATCCGAGTGGGGCCTTTCGCTTAAAGCCTTCGATGTCTTGGCTTTTACGCTGCAATACGAGCTCACGGCCACGAATATTTTGACCATGCTCGCACTTGGAGAAATACCGCTTCATAGCGACGAGAGGAGAGACGAAGATCCCATCGTCATCGCAGGCGGGCCCGGAGCGTTTGTTCCCGAGCCCTTGGCGCCCTTTATAGATGCCTTCTGCGTCGGAGATGGAGAAGTCTTGTTCCCGCCGTTGCTCGAGCTCCTTCGCGGCACAAAGGGGATGCGCAGAGATGAGCGCTTAAAATTGATCGCAGGACTCGCCGGCTTTTACGTGCCCGGCGTTATCCCGGTTGTGCCTTCTTCGGTAAAGCGGCAGATCGTGATGGATTTGGAAAAGGCCTTTTACCCTGATTCTATGCTCGTTCCGCTCTCAGGCATAGTGCACGACAGGGCTAGCGTCGAGGTGTTCCGCGGCTGCACTCAGGGATGTCGCTTCTGCCAGGCTGGCATGGCCTATCGACCCGTTCGCAGTCGAAGCCCCGAGAAAGTGCTCGCCCTTTGCAAAAGCCTCTTAAGGTCCACCGGTTGGGAGGAATTGGGACTTCTTTCCCTTTCTACCTGCGATTACCGCGGTCTGCTCTCAGTTCTCGATGGACTCTTCCCTTTAATGCAAGAGGGGATAAAACTCAGCCTGCCGAGCCTCAGGATGGATCGCTTTTCTGTGGAATTAGCCTCTCGCCTTGAGACAGCCAGACGAGGGGGACTCACCTTCGCTCCTGAGGCCGGAAGTCAGCGGTTGCGAAACGTGATCAACAAGAAGATCACCGACGAGAACATAAAGGAGACGCTGGAGACGGCCTTCTCTCACGGATGGGAGCGGGTCAAGCTCTATTTCATGATGGGCCTTCCCACGGAAGAGGAAGAAGACCTCATGGGAATCGTCAAGTTGGCGAACGAAGCGCTCCGCATAGGGAAGGCCAATAAAAAGAGGGCCGAAATCTCGGTCTCTGTGGCAGGTTTTATGCCTAAGCCGCACACACCATTTCAATGGGAGGGGCAGCTTCCGAGGGACGAACTCTTGGAGCGAGGAAGGTGGCTCAAGGCTAGGAGCAAAAAGCCGGGGATCGCCTTGAGTTATCATGATCCAGATCAAAGTTTTATCGAAGCGGTCATCGCGAGGGGCGACAGGCGCGTCGCCGAAGCGATAGAGGAGGCCTGGCAGCGGGGTGCCAGGTTCGACGGATGGACGGAGACGTTTTCTTTCTCCTTATGGGCGGATGCCTTTGAAGCTTGTGGCTTGGATGCCGCATCGATAGCCCAAAGGAAGCGTGGCGTGGAGGAGGTCCTCCCCTGGGACCATATAGATGTGGGTGTGGACAAGGCGTTTTTGCTGAGCGAGCGCGACAGGGCTTATGCGGGTTCGATCTCACCGGATTGTCGCGTCGGTGCTTGTCTTTCCTGCGGTTGGCATCTTAAAGGTTGCCGAGGGGGAAATTCGGATTGCCCCGGTCGGGTTTGA
- a CDS encoding TIGR03936 family radical SAM-associated protein: MRLRVTFEKRGLLCFIPHVELPKLFCRSARRAGFRLQNTAGLVPHPKLSLGPALPMGVLGLSEPAEFWLESWHPEAMKEWNAHLPEGIKLLCTEEVFGKPLNELCTAASYEIFPRGSFSLGAIYRAIAKNASALGLLALEQGDEKLELSQEDPNRHTPSELVKCLVNENAIGGWQDLLVVRRCVGGWDGERVRPLLG, translated from the coding sequence ATGAGACTGCGCGTTACTTTTGAAAAGAGAGGCCTGTTGTGTTTTATCCCGCATGTAGAGCTGCCCAAGCTGTTCTGTCGCTCGGCCAGGAGGGCAGGTTTTAGGCTTCAAAACACCGCCGGACTTGTCCCGCACCCGAAGCTGAGCCTGGGACCGGCTCTGCCTATGGGCGTTTTGGGACTATCTGAACCGGCGGAGTTTTGGCTCGAAAGCTGGCATCCTGAGGCGATGAAAGAGTGGAACGCCCACCTTCCTGAAGGGATTAAATTACTCTGCACCGAGGAGGTCTTCGGCAAACCTTTGAATGAGCTGTGCACAGCCGCTTCTTACGAGATATTCCCACGCGGATCCTTCTCTCTTGGCGCCATATACAGAGCGATAGCCAAAAACGCCTCCGCCTTAGGACTTTTAGCGCTTGAACAGGGCGACGAAAAACTTGAACTTTCTCAAGAAGATCCCAATCGACATACCCCTTCGGAATTGGTGAAGTGTTTGGTGAATGAAAATGCGATAGGCGGGTGGCAGGACTTGCTAGTCGTGCGAAGGTGCGTCGGGGGATGGGATGGGGAACGGGTGAGGCCGCTCCTCGGATGA
- a CDS encoding Rne/Rng family ribonuclease, whose protein sequence is MTVERKIIVNAAEPEETRIAVVEEGKLCEFFIERIWDRHMAGDIYKARVDTVLPGMHAAFVNLGEGRNAFLYLADAKGHKVEPNAAILVQVMRVARKGKGARVTAHISLPGRYVVLVPGGKEIGVSRRIESPEERRRLRTLARQLRPKGFGLIVRTVAAGADEDLLIQDLTELMDLWRSIEHTVLSQEAPCLIYKDMGLLGRILRDEVSGDIAEIVVDSEEEYKEVKEYIDRFCPEKPPEVSLHRGNVPIFEFYGLEKEIEEALDRKAWLPSGGYLVIDQTEAFTIIDVNTGKYVGKANLRQTVLDTNLEAASEIARQIRLRALGGMIIVDFIDMDRDKDQQALLSKLNELFKGDHYRARVFGITHLGLVEMTRKRARPDVRAVLSRNCPFCSGNGWVLKEDTVAMNLKRFLRKVALSSKPEAILVEMYPSVACYVAETYLSSWEEELGLRMFIRETPEFQWAKYRLDFQGPLEQAERRVKLLREAKVVVHSSAAPERV, encoded by the coding sequence GTGACCGTCGAAAGAAAAATCATAGTCAACGCCGCCGAGCCCGAGGAGACGCGCATAGCAGTGGTGGAAGAAGGGAAACTCTGCGAATTTTTTATCGAGCGCATCTGGGATCGCCATATGGCCGGTGATATCTACAAAGCCCGCGTAGATACGGTGCTTCCCGGCATGCACGCCGCATTTGTAAACTTGGGCGAGGGGCGCAATGCCTTTCTCTATCTGGCCGACGCAAAGGGGCATAAGGTGGAGCCGAATGCCGCCATACTGGTCCAGGTGATGAGGGTCGCAAGAAAGGGAAAAGGCGCCAGGGTGACGGCCCACATATCGCTGCCCGGCAGATATGTGGTGTTGGTTCCCGGTGGGAAGGAAATAGGGGTCTCCCGTAGGATCGAAAGTCCTGAGGAACGCCGCCGCCTTCGGACCCTCGCGAGGCAGTTGAGGCCCAAGGGCTTTGGTTTGATAGTGCGCACTGTAGCTGCTGGGGCAGACGAGGATCTATTGATCCAGGATTTGACCGAGCTTATGGACCTTTGGCGGAGCATAGAACACACCGTTCTATCTCAAGAGGCCCCTTGTTTGATATACAAAGATATGGGCTTGTTGGGCCGCATCTTGAGGGACGAAGTTTCTGGAGACATTGCGGAGATTGTGGTAGACAGCGAGGAAGAGTACAAAGAGGTGAAGGAGTATATCGATCGCTTCTGTCCTGAAAAACCTCCAGAGGTGAGTTTACATAGAGGGAATGTGCCGATTTTTGAATTTTACGGCTTAGAGAAGGAGATAGAAGAAGCATTAGACAGGAAGGCTTGGCTTCCGTCGGGGGGCTATCTCGTGATCGATCAGACGGAGGCTTTCACGATAATCGATGTGAATACTGGAAAATATGTGGGCAAGGCCAACTTGAGGCAGACCGTATTAGATACGAACTTAGAGGCAGCTTCTGAGATAGCTCGTCAAATCAGACTGAGGGCGCTCGGGGGCATGATCATAGTCGACTTTATAGATATGGACCGTGATAAAGATCAACAGGCTCTCTTGTCGAAGTTAAACGAACTCTTCAAAGGAGACCACTACAGAGCGCGCGTCTTCGGCATCACGCACCTTGGGTTAGTGGAGATGACGCGCAAGCGTGCTCGCCCGGATGTGCGTGCTGTCTTGAGCAGGAACTGCCCCTTTTGTTCAGGCAACGGCTGGGTGCTCAAAGAGGATACCGTCGCCATGAATCTAAAGCGTTTCCTGCGCAAGGTCGCGCTCTCCAGCAAGCCGGAGGCTATCCTCGTGGAGATGTATCCGAGCGTGGCTTGTTATGTCGCCGAGACTTACCTTTCCAGTTGGGAAGAGGAGCTTGGGCTTAGAATGTTCATCCGCGAGACACCCGAATTCCAGTGGGCAAAATACCGCCTCGACTTCCAGGGCCCGCTTGAGCAAGCGGAAAGGCGTGTAAAACTCCTCCGGGAGGCGAAGGTCGTTGTACATAGCAGCGCTGCGCCTGAAAGGGTTTAA